One Nerophis ophidion isolate RoL-2023_Sa linkage group LG06, RoL_Noph_v1.0, whole genome shotgun sequence genomic region harbors:
- the LOC133554415 gene encoding matrix remodeling-associated protein 8-like yields MALLPVLAVFFLPGAWGQSSGSNNRLGVVVEAKNITLPAGSKAVLPCHSPRMVWIRDRLKDRQRVVHWDLKHYTPKYSVERVLDMSPGARLRVYNNFNKGRVSIPESAFKDGNFSLVINNVIQSDRGVYTCNLHHHYCQVQQSVQIQLNVTKLAHKEKRYWDGEKTIFVVLMGTSVVLPCVNRRPLWRDGVQEDQQQVAHWDFQSPGVRPDKADRLVDLYASGERRDYGPLFAEKMSVAEDAFTLGDFSLSISNLKPVDKGLYSCNLHHHYCGLHERRIFRLTVGPSLPSVPTTTQTTFHNDDPEPRIEMVESPHVVNVILPEHRSYFVQHLGYFLATFLLLAFVLVAIVVVTRRRKKRALAYDPRRYDEGTVINEGESSLNCTELKTRNQEPLISDYKNNLLKERDMSKDCNMDFDGKMWK; encoded by the exons tTCTTGCTGTCTTCTTTCTGCCAGGAG CATGGGGTCAGAGCAGCGGCAGCAACAACAGACTGGGTGTGGTGGTTGAAGCCAAGAACATCACGCTCCCTGCAGGAAGTAAGGCCGTGCTCCCTTGTCATAGCCCTCGCATGGTTTGGATCCGCGACAGACTGAAGGACCGTCAGAGGGTGGTGCACTGGGACTTGAAGCACTATACTCCTAAATACTCAGTAGAACGAGTCCTGGATATGTCCCCTGGAGCCCGACTTAGGGTCTACAACAACTTCAACAAGGGTCGTGTTTCCATTCCAGAATCTGCATTCAAAGATGGCAACTTCTCCCTCGTCATCAACA ATGTGATCCAAAGTGACAGAGGAGTTTACACGTGTAATCTGCACCATCATTACTGCCAAGTTCAACAGTCGGTTCAGATCCAGCTCAACGTGACTAAGTTAG CTCACAAAGAGAAGCGCTACTGGGATGGAGAGAAAACCATTTTCGTGGTTCTGATGGGCACATCTGTGGTGTTGCCATGCGTCAACCGCCGGCCCCTATGGAGAGATGGTGTTCAGGAGGACCAGCAGCAGGTGGCCCACTGGGACTTCCAGTCGCCAGGGGTGCGTCCCGATAAGGCTGACCGCCTGGTGGACCTCTACGCTTCTGGAGAGCGGCGGGATTACGGACCACTCTTCGCTGAGAAGATGAGTGTGGCTGAGGATGCCTTCACACTCGGAGACTTTTCCCTGTCAATTTCCAACTTAAAGCCAGTGGATAAAGGCCTGTACTCCTGCAACCTGCATCACCACTACTGCGGCCTGCATGAGAGACGCATTTTTAGACTCACCGTGGGACCTTCACTTCCATCAGTACCCACAACGACACAAACAACCTTCCACAATGATGATCCTGAACCAA GGATTGAAATGGTGGAGAGTCCTCATGTAGTGAACGTCATCCTCCCTGAGCACCGAAGCTATTTTGTGCAGCATTTGGGTTATTTTCTGGCAACCTTCCTGCTTCTGGCCTTCGTCCTTGTCGCAATTGTCGTGGTAACTCGACGGCGCAAAAAGAGAG CCCTGGCATATGACCCGCGGAGATATGACGA GGGAACTGTCATAAATGAAGGTGAAAGTTCATTAAATTGCACTGAGCTGAAGACCCGCAACCAAGAACCACTGATTTCAG ATTACAAAAACAACCTCCTGAAAGAGCGAGACATGAGCAAAGATTGCAACATGG ACTTTGATGGGAAGATGTGGAAGTGA